Proteins from a single region of Oncorhynchus tshawytscha isolate Ot180627B linkage group LG03, Otsh_v2.0, whole genome shotgun sequence:
- the LOC112234455 gene encoding AT-rich interactive domain-containing protein 1A isoform X5: protein MAAQVASAATLNTSPPSELKKPDRDPHEDSILGEKQLENKQPGLERGSPVRGDLQDGADVGNAGGGGEPEMKNGNGNPSRTNNNQNDSIGSEGNNHPGMVHHHGSGFPPPSYGYSQHYGRAPFHQHGGQQSPGMAAAAGPAVPSSNMMDPYQPNSHDHGFSNHQFNNYNPFPNRTPYSGQGYGMNPSRNTQAPAAGGQPANVKQQPAGGPTAMAASYNNQRYNMGNPQPTSTPTLNQLLTSPSSTRIYPNYPSSEYSNQEGASKGPTDTGSSGQYGGGNPGWQQRTHHPPPMSPGSTGQPLGRSQPPGAMDPMAKLRGQPYGGGSPYSQQPGQGPPPGAQQGHSYPGQGYGPLGSQRYPVVMQGRTPGAMGGMQYGQQMPSYGQQGPGGYGPQGQGPYYGQQGQALHPGQQQGPYPQAPLGQQGGQTPYPQQSHPPQTSASHAQGGPPYPQPHMPPQGPQPGPSQGPPPSQPPYSQGPAQAQSGQPPYPQQQGPPSQPPQQASSQVPAGSQPQLSYPPTQGPQQLPTQQQQQQPQTPSQPPQQPPGHSQHPQGQPASYSQNPPQQQQSPYQRFPPPPQQEISQDSFSSQSSAPPSNQPKSVSEDVSMQGQPSSLPDLSGSIDDLPTGTDGALSPGVSTSGVSSSQGEQSNLAQSPFSPHTSPHLPGIRGPSPSPAGSPASATTSRTGPLSPATMPGTQMPPRPSSVQSDGSLHPAMSQSPMAQERGFVQRNPQMPPYGSPQSASPLSPRQSSGGQMHPGMGPYQQQNNSMGGYGPQGGQYGPQGYPRQPGYNNMPNANYPGPGMGNPMNPGPGMGIPINPMSGQGGLPYAGIPPGRMPAGQMGVRPYGPNMGPNMPPNMSNMPPQVGSGMCPPPGLNRKAQEAAAVVMQHAATNSIHSRMPGYPNMSPGMMGSGTPYGPPMNNMPGMMNTQGGPPFPMGPNMVNNSSGLVPSPEFGMDGKMNQGQKMNNKVDGTPKAEPTKSKKSSSSTTTNEKITRLYELGPELERKMWVDRYLGFIEEKAMGMTNLPAVGRKPLDLFRLYVSVKEIGGFAQVNKNKKWRELSTNLNVGTSSSAASSLKKQYIQCLYAFECKIERGEDPPPEIITDNKKANQAKVQPPSPAGSGSLQGPQTPQSTSSSMAEGSDLKPPTPASTPHPTQMPPGARSNVALQDPFADSSDPAFPRRNSMTPNSGYQSGMSTPEMPGRMGPGPYEGPGPNKDPFGAMRKVGEQFLPASQGPNSGMAEQQQFNRGPPPGAMGNMSMAQRQQYGPGPYGQGYERRPEQGMGPEGSMGSGAPQPNLMPVNSDTGMYSPNRYPPQQQPRNDSYGNQYPGHGTPPGGSYPNQQPGMYPQQQQVMALTHCNYKRPVEGGYPPAKRHEGEMYSAPFSAGLQQQQQQQPQQQPGVASAPPAGQPEMYQPQYSSGSFTGTDRRLPGPQGQFPFPFNRERMQAATGPNAQPSMPPQIMQPSPDGPPGGVWQGRGEINYPGNYPNRQGGPPGGPAQGPGQPGMNRGSEEMSSEQRMNHEGQWGPGQMGPRQPPYGPGGTGPPMTRTLQSNYQSAQAMQNHIPQVSSPSPMPRGGPMESRTSPSKSPYMHSGIKMQKAGPPVPASHIVPQSVQSPLIRRDTPFPPGSVEATHPILKPRRCLTTKDIGTPEAWRVMMSLKSGLLAESTWALDTINILLYDDNSISTFNLNSLPGLLELVVEYFRRCLIEIFGILREYEVGDPGQRTLLDPDALKRDWSCMEDEEPGVEDMKVEGEDDDEEEEVVVQRSKQPAGTTIDGQAQVKQEDEQESCSEWDTLKEKDAEDKEKSCSTFEQPSSSSDPPGLGPATPQERPKQASKFDKLPLKMVRKKDPFPAGRATQRGKVQEFDSGLLHWRAGGGDSTEHIQTHFERREEFLVPRERVLVVPTAKRKRPEPEKVGDKDNAIPTEKYKQKRERDQRPSQPSSTEKASTTTDGKEGKSEHSDAETEEMSQSEEPQSQQEHNKSSGPTRQQVPQRVVEDEPHSKDEGPLVTLANWQDALARRCVCVSNIVRSLSFVPGNDQEMSKHPGLMLLLGRLVLLHHRHPERKQAPLTYEKEEESDDCLGQRDEWWWDCLSLLRENCLVTLANISGQLDLSIYPESICLPLLDGLLHWAVCPSAEAQDPFPTLGPHSAMSPQRLVLETLSKLSIQDNNVDLVLATPPLGRLEKLYGTLVRLVGERKVAVCREMSVVLLANLAQGDSMAARAIAVQKGSVGNLLGFLEDSLAATQLQQSQSSLLHLQGMHFEPTSNDMMRRAARALHALAKVEENHSEFTLYESRLLDLSVSPLMNSVVSHVICDVLFLIGQS, encoded by the exons ATGGCCGCTCAGGTCGCCAGCGCCGCCACTCTCAACACAAGCCCGCCTTCCGAACTAAAGAAACCGGATCGAGACCCACATGAGGATTCTATACTGGGGGAAAAGCAGCTGGAAAACAAGCAGCCGGGATTAGAGCGCGGATCTCCGGTCCGGGGGGATCTGCAGGACGGGGCCGATGTTGGAAatgcagggggaggaggggaacctGAGATGAAGAACGGGAACGGGAACCCTTCCAGGACTAATAATAATCAGAATGATTCCATTGGATCCGAGGGGAATAACCATCCTGGGATGGTACACCACCATGGGTCTGGTTTTCCTCCACCTTCTTATGGATACAGTCAACACTACGGCCGGGCCCCTTTTCATCAACATGGCGGACAACAAAGCCCTGGCATGGCAGCTGCTGCAGGTCCAGCCGTGCCGTCGAGTAATATGATGGACCCATATCAACCCAATTCGCACGACCATGGCTTTTCTAACCACCAGTTTAACAATTACAATCCATTCCCGAACAGAACTCCCTATTCTGGCCAAGGATACGGCATGAACCCCTCACGTAATACCCAGGCTCCGGCAGCTGGGggacagccagctaacgttaagcAGCAACCAGCAGGAGGACCCACAGCAATGGCTGCATCTTACAACAACCAGAGATATAATATGGGGAATCCACAGCCAACGTCTACCCCAACCCTCAACCAGCTCCTAACCTCTCCAAGCTCCACTCGTATATATCCAAATTACCCATCTAGTGAATATAGTAATCAGGAAGGCGCTAGTAAGGGACCAACAGACACGGGCAGTAGCGGTCAGTATGGAGGGGGGAATCCGGGTTGGCAACAAAGGACCCATCATCCGCCGCCTATGAGCCCTGGAAGTACAGGGCAACCCCTAGGTAGAAGCCAG CCCCCAGGTGCAATGGATCCGATGGCTAAGTTGAGAGGCCAGCCGTACGGAGGGGGCAGTCCATACTCCCAACAACCTGGACAGGGGCCACCCCCAGGAGCCCAGCAGGGTCACTCATACCCGGGCCAAGGCTACGGTCCTCTTGGCTCCCAGAGATATCCGGTGGTCATGCAGGGCCGCACCCCTGGGGCTATGGGGGGCATGCAGTACGGGCAGCAG ATGCCGTCTTATGGGCAGCAGGGACCAGGAGGCTATGGGCCTCAGGGCCAAGGGCCCTACTACGGCCAACAGGGCCAGGCTTTACACCCAGGCCAGCAGCAAGGGCCCTACCCCCAGGCACCTCTGGGACAGCAGGGTGGTCAGACACCCTACCCTCAGCAGTCCCACCCTCCCCAGACGTCAGCCTCACATGCCCAGGGTGGGCCACCCTATCCGCAGCCCCACATGCCCCCCCAGGGCCCGCAGCCAGGTCCATCCCAAGGGCCCCCGCCGTCTCAGCCGCCCTACTCCCAGGGCCCAGCCCAGGCTCAGTCTGGTCAGCCTCCTTACCCCCAGCAGCAGGGGCCTCCCAGCCAGCCTCCACAGCAGGCCAGCTCCCAGGTCCCAGCAGGGTCACAGCCCCAGCTTAGCTATCCACCCACGCAGGGCCCACAGCAGCTCcccacacagcagcagcagcagcaaccccAAACACCCTCTCAACCCCCTCAGCAACCACCAGGTCACAGCCAGCATCCACAGGGCCAGCCTGCATCCTACTCCCAGAATCCTCCACAGCAACAGCAGTCACCTTACCAACGCTTCCCTCCTCCACCACAGCAG GAGATATCCCAGGACTCGTTCAGTTCCCAGTCTAGCGCCCCTCCCTCCAACCAGCCCAAAAGTGTCTCGGAGGACGTCAGCATGCAAGGCCAGCCGTCCAGCCTACCG GATCTCTCAGGCTCCATCGATGACCTGCCCACGGGCACGGATGGCGCTCTGAGTCCTGGCGTGAGCACTTCAGGTGTGTCAAGCAGCCAGGGCGAGCAGAGCAACCTGGCCCAGTCGCCCTTCTCGCCCCACACCTCTCCCCACCTGCCAGGCATCCGAGGGCCCTCACCGTCACCTGCCGGCTCCCCCGCCAGTGCCACCACCTCCCGCACGGGGCCCCTCTCACCCGCCACAATGCCAG GGACCCAGATGCCCCCTAGACCATCGAGTGTGCAGTCTGACGGGAGTCTGCACCCCGCCATGAGCCAGTCTCCCATGGCCCAGGAGAGAG GGTTCGTACAGAGAAACCCCCAGATGCCCCCATACGGTTCACCACAGTCTGCCTCTCCCCTGTCACCCCGACAGTCCTCTGGAGGCCAGATGCACCCTGGGATGGGACCTTATCAGCAGCAGAACAACTCCATGGGGGGCTATGGACCTCAGGGTGGGCAGTATGGCCCACAAG GTTACCCCCGGCAACCTGGATACAACAACATGCCCAATGCAAACTACCCTGGCCCTGGCATGGGCAACCCCATGAACCCTGGCCCTGGCATGGGCATACCCATAAACCCCATGTCTGGGCAAGGGGGGCTGCCGTACGCAGGCATCCCCCCTGGTAGAATGCCTGCGGGCCAGATGGGAGTGCGTCCCTATGGCCCTAACATGGGGCCCAACATGCCACCCAATATGAGTAACATGCCACCTCAGGTGGGCTCAGGGATGTGCCCTCCCCCCGGCCTCAACCGGAAGGCCCAGGAGGCTGCAGCTGTAGTCATGCAACACGCTGCTACCAACTCCATACACAGCAG GATGCCTGGCTACCCCAACATGTCCCCTGGCATGATGGGTTCTGGCACCCCCTATGGCCCTCCCATGAACAACATGCCTGGCATGATGAACACGCAGGGCGGCCCACCTTTCCCTATGGGGCCCAACATGGTCAATAACTCCAGTG GTTTGGTCCCCAGTCCAGAGTTTGGTATGGATGGGAAAATGAACCAGGGCCAGAAGATGAACAACAAAGTGGACGGAACACCGAAAGCAGAACCGACTAAATCCAAG AAGTCAAGCTCTTCCACGACGACCAACGAGAAGATCACGCGTCTGTATGAGCTGGGCCCCGAACTGGAGAGGAAGATGTGGGTGGACCGCTACCTGGGCTTTATCGAGGAGAAAGCCATGGGCATGACCAATCTGCCTGCTGTTGGCCGCAAGCCCCTAGACCTCTTCAGACTCTACGTCTCGGTCAAGGAGATTGGAGGCTTCGCACAG GTGAACAAGAACAAGAAGTGGCGGGAGCTGTCCACCAACCTGAACGTTGGCACGTCGAGCAGCGCTGCCAGCTCCCTGAAGAAGCAGTACATCCAGTGTCTGTACGCCTTCGAGTGCAAGATCGAACGCGGGGAGGACCCCCCTCCTGAGATCATCACTGACAACAAGAAGGCCAACCAGGCCAAGGTCCAGCCACCCTCCCCAG CTGGGTCAGGTTCTCTCCAGGGCCCTCAGACCCCCCAGTCCACCAGCAGCTCCATGGCCGAGGGCAGCGACCTCAAGCCCCCCACACCCGCCTCCACCCCACACCCCACCCAGATGCCACCCGGGGCCAG GAGCAATGTGGCGCTGCAGGACCCATTTGCTGACAGTAGTGACCCTGCTTTCCCCAGAAGGAACTCCATGACCCCTAACTCTGGCTACCAGTCTGGCATGAGCACCCCAGAGATGCCAGGTCGCATGGGTCCAGGGCCCTACGAGGGTCCAGGGCCTAACAAAGACCCCTTTGGTGCCATGCGGAAAG TTGGGGAGCAGTTCTTGCCTGCCAGTCAGGGTCCTAACAGTGGGATGGCTGAACAGCAACAGTTTAACCGTGGGCCTCCTCCAGGTGCTATGGGGAACATGTCGATGGCTCAGAGACAACAGTACGGACCAGGACCTTACGGACAAGGCTACGAAAGGAG GCCAGAGCAGGGGATGGGCCCAGAGGGCAGCATGGGATCTGGTGCTCCGCAGCCAAACCTGATGCCTGTCAACTCCGACACGGGGATGTACTCGCCAAACCGctacccaccacagcagcagCCACG GAATGATTCCTATGGTAATCAATATCCTGGCCATGGTACTCCCCCTGGTGGTTCCTATCCCAATCAACAGCCAGGAATGTACCCACAGCAACAACAGGTGATGGCTCTAACCCACTGT AACTACAAGCGTCCCGTGGAAGGGGGCTACCCACCAGCGAAGCGTCACGAGGGGGAGATGTACAGTGCCCCCTTCAGTGCAgggctgcagcagcagcagcaacaacaaccgcAGCAGCAGCCAGGGGTGGCTTCTGCACCCCCTGCTGGCCAGCCAGAGATGTACCAACCCCAGTACAGCAGCGGCTCCTTCACCGGCACTGACCGCCGCCTGCCTGGTCCCCAGGGCCAGTTCCCCTTCCCCTTCAACAGAGAGCGCATGCAGGCCGCCACGGGGCCCAACGCCCAGCCCTCCATGCCCCCTCAGATTATGCAGCCAAGCCCTGACGGACCCCCAGGTGGCGTGTGGCAGGGCCGCGGGGAGATTAACTATCCCGGCAACTACCCCAACCGGCAGGGTGGCCCCCCAGGGGGCCCAGCCCAGGGACCTGGCCAACCCGGCATGAACCGCGGTTCGGAGGAAATGTCATCAGAGCAGCGCATGAACCACGAGGGCCAATGGGGGCCAGGTCAGATGGGCCCTCGGCAGCCCCCCTACGGCCCTGGAGGGACGGGCCCGCCCATGACCCGCACCCTACAGTCCAACTACCAATCCGCTCAGGCCATGCAGAACCACATTCCACAGGTGTCCAGTCCCTCCCCCATGCCCCGCGGGGGCCCCATGGAGAGCCGGACGTCGCCCAGTAAATCTCCCTACATGCACAGTGGCATCAAGATGCAAAAGGCAGGGCCCCCGGTTCCTGCCTCTCACATAGTGCCCCAGTCTGTGCAGTCCCCTCTGATCCGTAGAGACACGCCCTTTCCCCCAGGCTCAGTGGAGGCCACCCACCCCATCCTAAAACCACGCCGATGCCTCACAACGAAAGATATCG GGACCCCAGAGGCTTGGAGGGTGATGATGTCCCTAAAGTCTGGCCTGTTGGCTGAGAGCACGTGGGCCCTCGACACCATCAACATCCTCCTGTATGACGACAACAGCATCTCCACCTTCAACCTCAATTCG CTGCCTGGCCTGCTGGAGCTGGTGGTGGAGTACTTCCGGCGCTGCCTCATCGAGATCTTTGGGATCTTGCGCGAGTACGAGGTGGGCGATCCCGGCCAGAGGACTCTACTGGACCCTGACGCCCTGAAAAGAGACTGGAGCTGCATGGAAGATGAGGAACCAGGGGTGGAGGACATGAaggtagaaggagaggatgatgatgaggaggaagaaGTGGTGGTGCAGCGTTCAAAACAGCCGGCCGGGACGACAATTGATGGACAGGCTCAGGTGAAGCAAGAGGATGAGCAAGAGTCGTGCTCAGAATGGGACACTCTGAAAGAGAAGGATGCTGAAGATAAGGAGAAGAGCTGCTCTACCTTTGAGCAGCCCAGCTCTTCATCGGACCCACCTGGCCTGGGCCCGGCTACCCCCCAGGAGAGACCCAAACAGGCTAGCAAGTTCGACAAGCTCCCCCTGAAGATGGTACGGAAGAAGGACCCGTTTCCAGCAGGCAGGGCAACCCAGAGAGGAAAAGTGCAGGAGTTTGACAGTGGGCTGCTCCACTGGCGTGCCGGCGGCGGAGACAGCACGGAACACATCCAGACCCACtttgagaggagggaggaattcCTGGTCCCACGAGAACGAGTGCTGGTCGTCCCCACAGCCAAGAGGAAAAGGCCAGAACCAGAGAAGGTGGGGGACAAGGACAATGCTATCCCCACAGAGAAATACaaacagaagagggagagggatcaGAGGCCCTCCCAGCCATCATCCACAGAGAAGGCCTCAACAACAACCGACGGTAAGGAGGGGAAGTCCGAGCACTCGGACGCTGAGACAGAGGAAATGTCACAGTCCGAAGAGCCCCAGAGCCAGCAGGAGCACAACAAATCGAGCGGACCCACTCGTCAGCAAGTCCCCCAGCGTGTGGTGGAGGACGAGCCTCACAGCAAGGACGAGGGCCCACTGGTTACACTGGCCAACTGGCAGGATGCTCTGGCCCGCCGCTGTGTCTGCGTCTCCAACATCGTGCGCAGCCTCTCCTTCGTGCCTGGCAACGACCAGGAGATGTCCAAACACCCTGGCCTCATGCTGCTGCTGGGTCGCCTAGTGCTGCTGCACCACCGCCACCCTGAGAGGAAACAGGCCCCGCTCACCTACGAGAAGGAGGAGGAGTCTGATGACTGTCTTGGCCAGAGGGACGAATGGTGGTGGGACTGCCTGTCGCTGTTGAGGGAGAACTGCCTGGTCACTCTGGCCAACATCTCTGGCCAGCTGGACCTCTCCATCTACCCCGAGAGCATCTGCCTTCCTCTGCTGGACGGCCTCCTCCACTGGGCTGTGTGCCCCTCGGCTGAGGCCCAGGACCCCTTCCCCACGTTGGGGCCACACAGCGCAATGTCCCCCCAGAGACTGGTCTTGGAGACCCTCAGCAAGCTGAGCATCCAAGACAACAATGTGGACCTGGTCCTGGCCACGCCGCCGTTGGGTCGTTTAGAGAAGCTGTATGGGACCTTGGTGCGGCTGGTTGGGGAGAGAAAGGTGGCCGTCTGCAGGGAGATGTCGGTGGTGTTGCTGGCCAACCTGGCCCAGGGAGACAGCATGGCAGCGCGCGCCATTGCCGTGCAGAAGGGAAGCGTGGGAAACCTCCTGGGCTTCTTGGAGGACAGCCTGGCGGCCACCCAGCTACAGCAGAGCCAGAGCTCTCTGCTGCATCTGCAGGGGATGCACTTTGAGCCCACCAGTAATGACATGATGCGGCGGGCGGCCCGGGCCCTGCACGCCTTGGCCAAGGTGGAGGAGAACCACTCAGAGTTCACACTCTACGAGTCACGCCTCCTCGACCTCTCCGTGTC